ATTTGGcccaaaaaagaaacacatgtttCAGCCCCATAAATCTGTCTCGGGGGGGCATTTCGTCGAACAATTTGTGAGCAACACATAAATCTCTACGTTTTGTATACCCACATAAAATATTGTTGGCAGTGTAGATCTCTGCGACTGCGAGGGTCCAAAACATAATTTGATTGCCGGACAATGGTTTCCCAAAACCCTGAACAAAGCACATACATGCTGAGCTCTCAATGAGTGAGTGCAATGGCCTCATTCATTAGCAACAACCATAAACGGTTTAAGGTTTTCACTACTAAAACAACCACAaatccttctcttttttctttatcttcacTACCCAGTATTAAAAAGCATATAATCTTGTCAGTTCAACCATACCCATTTGGTAAAAACTTAAGTGggtaaaacttttattttaacaGAATCAAGCTCAATAATCAATTTGATAGCAgtaaaacaagaacaaaactgCACTTAAAAATACCACTACTAAGAAACAAAACTTTCAATTCTTCCAAAAGTAAAGTCATAAACACTACCCACAATAACGAAACCTGAGCTCCTCCCTATAAACGTCAAAACCAGCAGCAACTTTCAAAGCATTCAACTGTCCTCCTGTGACCCCTCATTCTATTGGTATGTCGAACGTGAGACTtatttatatacataaaaaAGACTTCTGGTTAAATCCCAGGATTCAGTTGCAGCACCGGACCACTAGACATTGGATCCTCCTAGTCGAAGCCACTGAATCCCTCTGGATCTTCCGAAAGGAGAAGCTAAGGCAAGACCCGGCATTCGGTCATGATCTCCGCCCACCATAGGAGCGCCAAATGGATTCTCCTGGATGAGAAAATGCCTCCGAAGAAAGCCTCTATACCGGCCAGCTTCCGTCTTCCTCTTCTTGCTGCTCTCCCAAAACGAAGCAAACCTAGCTTTCCATTGACCAATTCCCTGCGCTCCCGCCGCTCGTCCAAACTCCTCATCAAATTTCTGTTTCCACAACTCATCACGTGAAGACAAATACCTCAATTCGGAGCACACGCATCCCACCTTTGCGAGATCGGGACCGTGAAGAGATTCCAAAATCTTAAGTTTAAGATCTGCCGGGAGGCGCATAAAGCACGGTGGAAGGCCGAGACCAGTCTTTTCAcaaagatcaatcaaaagtggCAATACGAGCCCATCCTTCACCATCTTCCAAAACTCAAAAATCTCACTTTCATTTTCTTCGTCCCTATTAGCTAAACCGATTGCCGGCACAAGCCGATTCTCATTCAAACACACCCGATACAACCCCGACCCGCCCTTAGCCAAACACCCGTAGATAGTGACCAAGTGCCCTAAATTCTGAAACTTCAAAACAACACTTTCAACCACATTACAGAAATTACAATAGCCCCCATATCCTAGAAGCTCAGGCAGAGTATACCTGAGCGACACCGTAAAAGCGTCATTCGCAAGATGAATCCGGTCAACCTGCATGCCCGAGACTGAATCGAATCCGACGAAACCGGACTCCAAAAGAACCGCGTGAACTGCGATCACCAAAAGCTTGTGGTCACCATCATAGTCGCCCAGCACCCTCCTCAAAAAACGACGCTCCGAAAACTTCTTCACCATTGGAACCGACCCATCATCCACCCCCATCGTTTCAGCACCGGAAAATTCTAGGGACCCGTCGTACTCAAAGAAATAACTCTAAGATAGAGATTGGCGGAATAATTGCATCTGATTCATTCTGATCATTAATTTATAGAGAAAAGGTTATACAAGTTTACGTCAAACTATAATTCCAAACCAAAACATAACTCCTACTAGATATTTACTACTAATGAAAAACAAAGCAGCAATCCTATTACACGTTTACTTCTGTTTTAATGCTAATACAATTTCTTTATCTGCAGGAGTCCTACTCTGATGATAACCCATGATGCAAGTCTTCTAAAGTACTTCAACAACAACTCTGTTAGCAGTCTTGAAGAAGTAGAGCTCGATGACAATTCCTCTGCAGAGTTCTTTGACAATAACCCTACTTCTGAATCCTAATGTTGTGGTATAACTGCAACTCTTTCTGTTGATCTGAACTGGAAGAGACACCGTCATCGTATGATGCtgagatatttatttattttttaaaaaaataataaaaaatccttGATCGTGAATTTCTTTTACTCAAATGTATTATATATGCACATATATGCACTTGAAGGTGAAGCGCATATATTGTTacgattctctctctttttggaaTAAATCTCTACCAATCGTATTAATTAGTCCTTATTTTATTTCCAAGAAGAGTCATGTTTCCATCTAAGTTCTCATTGACTGTAGTAGTATTTTCCTTAGCTTATATGGGTTGCCAGCAACGGATGGGAGAAATTAATTCCATATAGGAGTTCTTGTAGGTTGCGGTGCATTAATATTATTTCCATGTAGTCTTTATATTTTCCATGCAAGTTATTTCCTTAAAAAGGAGTCTCACACCTCCTAGTCTATTCAGGTTAGGGTTACAATTCCTAACCCTAAATCAAGTCAGTTGTAACCTTTATTTAAGCTTGAGTTTTGCAATAAAGTGGGGGAGAATTATTAAGATAAATCAACACTTGTGAAGTTTAAAGACTTAAAGTCCTTCTAACGACTTTATGAGGTTTAAGGTCCATCTAAGGCTCTAACGACTTTAACGTTCGTCATAGGAAAAGCACGTAGGAGAAATCCTGCTGATTTTCCTGTTCAACGACCAATTACAAGATCCTTTTCAAATTCTCGTAACATATattattcaagttctttattattttttttttaaaaaaaaaataaaaataaaaaatcagttaATAGATAATATATATCTGCAACTCTTAAATAATTATCCAGAATATAGATGGATTTAATCTTAACTTTCTTCCACAATGCAAGGAGATTTTTAATCACCTTTATCTTTAAccaattggtttttttttttttaaaaaaaaaattattcaattaGTGCTAATctatttaaatgattaaattcatttgaatttatcattcattcaacttgaaaagaaaagtgcttctccattggcttgcacGCGG
The sequence above is drawn from the Alnus glutinosa chromosome 11, dhAlnGlut1.1, whole genome shotgun sequence genome and encodes:
- the LOC133881013 gene encoding F-box protein SKIP22-like, producing the protein MGVDDGSVPMVKKFSERRFLRRVLGDYDGDHKLLVIAVHAVLLESGFVGFDSVSGMQVDRIHLANDAFTVSLRYTLPELLGYGGYCNFCNVVESVVLKFQNLGHLVTIYGCLAKGGSGLYRVCLNENRLVPAIGLANRDEENESEIFEFWKMVKDGLVLPLLIDLCEKTGLGLPPCFMRLPADLKLKILESLHGPDLAKVGCVCSELRYLSSRDELWKQKFDEEFGRAAGAQGIGQWKARFASFWESSKKRKTEAGRYRGFLRRHFLIQENPFGAPMVGGDHDRMPGLALASPFGRSRGIQWLRLGGSNV